A single genomic interval of Eurosta solidaginis isolate ZX-2024a chromosome 3, ASM4086904v1, whole genome shotgun sequence harbors:
- the Listericin gene encoding uncharacterized protein Listericin: MKLIVAISLALLAMAYAYPSAESDEPKQETLDTVNAPIVADADGEHKRLARGGGCCGGGRGGYGGGYGGHGGDRGGYGGGGYGGGGYGGGRGGYGGHGGYGGYPGGGGGGGYGGYPQGGGGGHGNSYASAQASASASAGGYGGYKGYGR, from the coding sequence ATGAAACTGATCGTTGCCATCAGCTTGGCATTGCTTGCCATGGCATACGCTTATCCTAGTGCCGAAAGCGATGAGCCAAAGCAGGAAACATTGGATACAGTGAACGCCCCGATAGTTGCGGATGCGGATGGCGAACATAAACGCTTAGCACGTGGTGGTGGTTGTTGTGGAGGAGGTCGTGGTGGATATGGCGGTGGATATGGTGGTCATGGCGGTGATCGTGGCGGTTATGGTGGTGGTGGTTATGGTGGTGGCGGTTATGGCGGTGGCCGCGGTGGTTACGGCGGCCACGGTGGTTATGGAGGATAtcctggtggtggtggtggtggtggttacGGCGGTTATCCTCAAGGTGGTGGCGGTGGTCACGGCAACAGCTATGCAAGTGCTCAAGCCTCCGCTAGTGCTAGCGCTGGGGGTTACGGAGGTTATAAAGGCTATggacgataa
- the LOC137245297 gene encoding uncharacterized protein, giving the protein MHRKTNINSYKENFTPVSLMEHFCRALHPDLDLSSTCVSWFRQATEHCTDLILQRRRATAFWVSLKNFIFPSRQTSLLNQNVPISIHPNRLSVSDCHALFLDIVNDYVERAPRYATEAATNALLWQILYSLMGIMALGTLLVSTIFAYRKFGKTLEKPLDPLAAAFVPEKRAAAYINHNLRVVKYELQRLRVRHIIQPEEVLAPDGTTTLVMKVSSKLSFIDGIVGSNTQCTGRLYRLQELNSKVKPEYKTETIAKVMRFVNNYSRKLRLMVIFEEDPIYEELMRRRRTSPVKPASPLTLPSIVTHKKSVSSLAARSQVSRSISPPKSKISSPRQPTQIPRNLSRRSSTLTIKK; this is encoded by the exons ATGCATAGGAAAACAAACATAAATTCATACAaggaaaat TTTACGCCAGTCTCATTAATGGAACACTTTTGTCGAGCTTTACATCCAGACTTGGATTTGAGTTCAACTTGTGTGAGTTGGTTTCGTCAGGCAACCGAACATTGTACGGATTTGATTTTACAAAGACGACGCGCTACAGCATTTTGGGTATCACTCAAAAACTTCATATTTCCAAGTCGTCAAACATCGCTGCTCAATCAAAACGTGCCAATAAGCATACATCCAAATCGTTTATCAGTGAGTGATTGTCATGCGCTCTTCTTGGATATTGTCAATGATTATGTGGAACGTGCGCCACGTTATGCCACCGAAGCAGCAACAAATGCGCTACTTTGGCAAATACTGTACTCGCTTATGGGTATAATGGCACTGGGAACATTGCTCGTGTCCACAATATTTGCTTATCGTAAATTTGGAAAAACTCTGGAGAAACCGCTTGATCCATTGGCGGCTGCATTTGTGCCCGAAAAACGTGCTGCGGCTTATATAAATCACAATTTGCGTGTGGTCAAATATGAATTGCAACGTTTACGTGTACGGCACATAATACAACCCGAAGAGGTGCTGGCACCTGATGGCACCACTACATTGGTAATGAAAGTGTCATCGAAGCTAAGCTTTATTGACGGCATTGTTGGCAGTAATACGCAATGCACTGGACGTTTGTATCGCTTGCAAGAACTTAATTCGAAAGTGAAGCCTGAATATAAGACCGAAACGATAGCGAAGGTAATGCGTTTCGTAAATAATTATTCACGTAAATTGCGTTTAATGGTGATATTCGAAGAGGATCCCATCTATGAAGAGTTGATGCGTCGACGACGTACAAGTCCAGTAAAACCAGCATCACCTCTAACACTGCCCTCCATAGTGACGCATAAGAAGAGCGTAAGTTCATTAGCAGCGCGTAGCCAAGTATCACGTTCTATTAGTCCACCAAAAAGTAAAATCTCGAGTCCGCGTCAGCCTACGCAGATACCACGTAATCTATCGCGACGCTCGTCGactttaacaataaaaaaatag
- the Cpr47Ea gene encoding endocuticle structural glycoprotein SgAbd-2 → MKTVMLLVVASMATLSCINLVSAQRGLPPPAARGFEANAVILKQGFDLNPDGSYAYNYETSNGIRADEAGYLKNPGTQLEAQVMQGSYSYTGPDGILYTITYVADENGYRAEGAHIPTPPPARAGPGGRFFK, encoded by the exons ATGAAGACAGTTATGTTATTAGTTGTTGCTTCTATGGCCACACTTTCTTGCATTAACCTCGTGAGTGCCCAACGCGGTTTGCCACCTCCAGCTGCGCGTGGCTTTGAAGCAAATGCGGTGATATTGAAACAAGGTTTCGATCTCAATCCCGATGGCTCATACGCATACAA CTATGAAACGAGTAATGGCATTCGCGCTGATGAAGCGGGCTACTTAAAGAATCCGGGAACACAACTGGAGGCGCAG GTAATGCAAGGCTCTTACTCATACACCGGTCCCGACGGAATTCTTTACACAATCACTTATGTAGCCGATGAAAATGGCTATCGCGCGGAGGGTGCACACATACCAACACCGCCACCAGCAAGAGCTGGACCAGGTGGACGATTCTTCAAATAA